Proteins encoded by one window of Rutidosis leptorrhynchoides isolate AG116_Rl617_1_P2 chromosome 7, CSIRO_AGI_Rlap_v1, whole genome shotgun sequence:
- the LOC139858456 gene encoding uncharacterized protein isoform X1 → MGAPEKTATSNSNSMQRVKVYRLNTDGKWDDQGTGHVTIDYLERSEDLGLFVTDEEDNETLLVHRISSDDIYKKQEDTIISWRDPGFSSELALSFQETTGCSYIWDHICNVQRNIHFNTLSNEAYHGANSELRELPEVELSTLPSILKVVVDSSITDQLCVTELILHDQKFLQKLMDLFRACEDLENYDGLHIIYKIVRGIILLNSPPIFEKIFSDELIMDIIGCLEYDPDAPHIHHRNFLKEHVVFKEAIPIKDPLALSKIHQTYKISYLKDVILPKVLDDATIASLNSIIHSNNGMVVTLLKDDNAFIKELFSKLKSPSVGPESKTKLVFFLQEFCNLSKSLQVVQQLRLFRDLVTEGIFNVIADILKSQDNKLILIGTDILMLFVSQDPSLLRSYVSRQEGVSLFGLLVKGMLKDFEDDMHCQFLEIIRSLLDTYAPAGQVRRDAIVDIFYERHLEELLDVITSSCPSCDPAQAVHELTRSNGSYKKEIGAKPEILLNIYDLLCFCVLQHPTRIKSKFLLSGVMDKALSLTRRKENFLVVAAIRFFRTLISLKDEQLMSHIVKNNLFKPIINVFVSNGNRYNLLNSAVLELFEFIRKESLKILLKYLIETFWVQLVKFDSLPSIQSLKVRYEQVMEQATNQTGPYALNTRKRVDERALEKEEEDYFNEDSDEEDSTSSAMPRTTRVRAQPALSNGSPANLSLRSRPGGLVDYEDDDDDEDYKPPPRNKPEEDEGTLELRLKRKFSGSKQEPELVKKQRLVGKNPKSKESVFATLCSTLSKAVLPSKKTTATNALNSQEINQEPNEKSLEDKGDTSVNEEKEANKDKDGVKAIPEMAVNGS, encoded by the exons ATGGGAGCGCCTGAGAAAACAGCCACTTCTAACAGTAATTCTATGCAG CGTGTAAAGGTATACCGGCTCAATACCGATGGAAAATGGGATGATCAAGGGACTGGTCATGTCACCATTGACTATTTGGAG AGATCTGAAGATTTGGGCTTGTTTGTTACTGATGAAGAAGACAATGAAACATTGCTTGTGCACCGCATTAGCTCAGATGATATATATAAAAAGCAAGAAG ATACAATAATCTCATGGAGGGACCCCGGGTTTTCAAGTGAACTTGCTCTTAGCTTTCAAGAGACTACAGGGTGCTCTTATATATG GGATCATATTTGCAATGTGCAGCGGAATATACATTTTAATACCCTCAGCA ATGAGGCCTATCATGGTGCTAACAGCGAGTTGAGGGAGTTGCCGGAAGTTGAACTGTCAACGCTTCCTTCAATACTTAAG GTTGTGGTGGACAGTAGCATTACCGATCAGTTATGTGTGACAGAACTCATACTACATGAT CAAAAGTTTTTACAGAAGTTGATGGATTTATTCAGAGCGTGTGAAGATTTGGAGAATTATGATGGGCTTCACATAATATACAAAATTGTCCGAGGGATCA TTCTACTCAACAGTCCACCTATCTTTGAGAAAATATTTTCAGATGAGCTGATTATGGATATTATTGGATGTCTTGAAT ATGACCCCGATGCACCTCACATCCATCATCGCAACTTTCTTAAAGAACATGTGGTCTTCAAGGAG GCCATACCAATTAAGGATCCCCTAGCTTTGTCGAAGATACATCAAACATACAAAATCAGTTACCTCAAG GACGTTATTTTACCTAAAGTATTAGACGACGCCACAATCGCCAGTTTGAATTCTATAATTCACTCGAATAATGGAATG GTCGTGACTTTGTTGAAAGATGACAATGCCTTCATCAAGGAGTTGTTTAGCAAGTTAAAATCACCTTCTGTGGGTCCTGAATCCAAGACGAAGTTG GTATTTTTCTTGCAAGAGTTTTGTAATCTAAGCAAGAGCTTGCAAGTGGTCCAGCAACTTCGGCTCTTCAG GGATCTTGTGACCGAAGGCATATTCAATGTTATAGCTGATATATTGAAGTCTCAAGATAATAAGCTCATTCTCATTGG GACAGACATCTTGATGCTTTTTGTGAGCCAGGATCCATCCTTGTTGCGATCATATGTTAGTCGGCAGGAAGGTGTCTCATTATTTGGGCTTTTG GTGAAAGGTATGCTTAAAGATTTTGAGGATGACATGCATTGTCAGTTTCTTGAGATTATTCGTAGTCTTTTGGATACCTATGCTCCAGCAGGACAGGTTAGG AGAGATGCTATCGTTGATATTTTCTATGAGAGGCATTTGGAGGAATTGCTCGATGTCATCACATCTTCATGTCCTTCATGTGACCCTGCCCAGGCTGTTCACGAGCTCACAAGATCCAATGGAAGTTATAAGAAAGAAATTGGTGCTAAGCCTGAAATACTTTTGAACATATATGACCTTTTATGCTTTTGCGTTTTGCAACATCCTACTAGGATAAA GTCCAAATTTTTACTTAGTGGTGTAATGGATAAAGCTTTAAGTCTGACACGTAGAAAAGAAAATTTTCTTGTGGTTGCAGCTATTCGCTTCTTTAGGACACTAATTTCACTGAAA GATGAGCAACTCATGAGTCATATTGTAAAGAACAATCTATTTAAACCAATTATAAATGTTTTTGTTAGTAATGGAAATCGCTATAATCTACTGAACTCGGCAGTTTTAGAGCTCTTCGAGTTTATTCGTAAG GAGAGTTTAAAGATCCTACTCAAATATCTTATCGAAACATTTTGGGTCCAGCTGGTTAAATTTGATAGTTTACCCTCCATTCAGTCGCTTAAAGTTAGATATGAGCAG GTCATGGAACAGGCAACTAACCAAACTGGCCCGTATGCGTTGAACACGAGAAAACGTGTAGATGAGCGTGCTCTTGAGAAAGAAGAAGAGGATTACTTCAACGAGGACAG TGATGAAGAAGATTCCACGTCTTCCGCGATGCCTCGTACTACAAGGGTACGTGCTCAGCCCGCTCTTTCCAATGGATCACCTGCAAACTTGTCATTAAg ATCTAGGCCTGGTGGACTTGTTGACTATGAAgacgacgatgatgatgaagattacaaGCCACCACCAAGGAACAAGCCTGAAGAAGATGAAGGAACTTTAGAGTTGAGATTAAAAAGAAAGTTTTCAGGTTCCAAACAAGAACCTGAATTGGTTAAGAAACAAAGATTGGTAGGTAAAAAtcccaagtcaaaagaaagtgtgtTTGCTACATTGTGTTCTACTCTAAGTAAAGCCGTATTACCTTCAAAGAAAACAACTGCCACAAACGCCCTTAATTCTCAAGAAATCAATCAAGAACCTAATGAAAAGAGTCTTGAAGATAAAGGCGATACTAGTGTAAATGAGGAAAAAGAAGCAAATAAAGATAAAGACGGTGTAAAAGCTATTCCAGAAATGGCTGTGAACGGATCATGA
- the LOC139858456 gene encoding uncharacterized protein isoform X2: MGAPEKTATSNSNSMQRVKVYRLNTDGKWDDQGTGHVTIDYLERSEDLGLFVTDEEDNETLLVHRISSDDIYKKQEDTIISWRDPGFSSELALSFQETTGCSYIWDHICNVQRNIHFNTLSNEAYHGANSELRELPEVELSTLPSILKVVVDSSITDQLCVTELILHDQKFLQKLMDLFRACEDLENYDGLHIIYKIVRGIILLNSPPIFEKIFSDELIMDIIGCLEYDPDAPHIHHRNFLKEHVVFKEAIPIKDPLALSKIHQTYKISYLKDVILPKVLDDATIASLNSIIHSNNGMVVTLLKDDNAFIKELFSKLKSPSVGPESKTKLVFFLQEFCNLSKSLQVVQQLRLFRDLVTEGIFNVIADILKSQDNKLILIGTDILMLFVSQDPSLLRSYVSRQEGVSLFGLLVKGMLKDFEDDMHCQFLEIIRSLLDTYAPAGQRDAIVDIFYERHLEELLDVITSSCPSCDPAQAVHELTRSNGSYKKEIGAKPEILLNIYDLLCFCVLQHPTRIKSKFLLSGVMDKALSLTRRKENFLVVAAIRFFRTLISLKDEQLMSHIVKNNLFKPIINVFVSNGNRYNLLNSAVLELFEFIRKESLKILLKYLIETFWVQLVKFDSLPSIQSLKVRYEQVMEQATNQTGPYALNTRKRVDERALEKEEEDYFNEDSDEEDSTSSAMPRTTRVRAQPALSNGSPANLSLRSRPGGLVDYEDDDDDEDYKPPPRNKPEEDEGTLELRLKRKFSGSKQEPELVKKQRLVGKNPKSKESVFATLCSTLSKAVLPSKKTTATNALNSQEINQEPNEKSLEDKGDTSVNEEKEANKDKDGVKAIPEMAVNGS; the protein is encoded by the exons ATGGGAGCGCCTGAGAAAACAGCCACTTCTAACAGTAATTCTATGCAG CGTGTAAAGGTATACCGGCTCAATACCGATGGAAAATGGGATGATCAAGGGACTGGTCATGTCACCATTGACTATTTGGAG AGATCTGAAGATTTGGGCTTGTTTGTTACTGATGAAGAAGACAATGAAACATTGCTTGTGCACCGCATTAGCTCAGATGATATATATAAAAAGCAAGAAG ATACAATAATCTCATGGAGGGACCCCGGGTTTTCAAGTGAACTTGCTCTTAGCTTTCAAGAGACTACAGGGTGCTCTTATATATG GGATCATATTTGCAATGTGCAGCGGAATATACATTTTAATACCCTCAGCA ATGAGGCCTATCATGGTGCTAACAGCGAGTTGAGGGAGTTGCCGGAAGTTGAACTGTCAACGCTTCCTTCAATACTTAAG GTTGTGGTGGACAGTAGCATTACCGATCAGTTATGTGTGACAGAACTCATACTACATGAT CAAAAGTTTTTACAGAAGTTGATGGATTTATTCAGAGCGTGTGAAGATTTGGAGAATTATGATGGGCTTCACATAATATACAAAATTGTCCGAGGGATCA TTCTACTCAACAGTCCACCTATCTTTGAGAAAATATTTTCAGATGAGCTGATTATGGATATTATTGGATGTCTTGAAT ATGACCCCGATGCACCTCACATCCATCATCGCAACTTTCTTAAAGAACATGTGGTCTTCAAGGAG GCCATACCAATTAAGGATCCCCTAGCTTTGTCGAAGATACATCAAACATACAAAATCAGTTACCTCAAG GACGTTATTTTACCTAAAGTATTAGACGACGCCACAATCGCCAGTTTGAATTCTATAATTCACTCGAATAATGGAATG GTCGTGACTTTGTTGAAAGATGACAATGCCTTCATCAAGGAGTTGTTTAGCAAGTTAAAATCACCTTCTGTGGGTCCTGAATCCAAGACGAAGTTG GTATTTTTCTTGCAAGAGTTTTGTAATCTAAGCAAGAGCTTGCAAGTGGTCCAGCAACTTCGGCTCTTCAG GGATCTTGTGACCGAAGGCATATTCAATGTTATAGCTGATATATTGAAGTCTCAAGATAATAAGCTCATTCTCATTGG GACAGACATCTTGATGCTTTTTGTGAGCCAGGATCCATCCTTGTTGCGATCATATGTTAGTCGGCAGGAAGGTGTCTCATTATTTGGGCTTTTG GTGAAAGGTATGCTTAAAGATTTTGAGGATGACATGCATTGTCAGTTTCTTGAGATTATTCGTAGTCTTTTGGATACCTATGCTCCAGCAGGACAG AGAGATGCTATCGTTGATATTTTCTATGAGAGGCATTTGGAGGAATTGCTCGATGTCATCACATCTTCATGTCCTTCATGTGACCCTGCCCAGGCTGTTCACGAGCTCACAAGATCCAATGGAAGTTATAAGAAAGAAATTGGTGCTAAGCCTGAAATACTTTTGAACATATATGACCTTTTATGCTTTTGCGTTTTGCAACATCCTACTAGGATAAA GTCCAAATTTTTACTTAGTGGTGTAATGGATAAAGCTTTAAGTCTGACACGTAGAAAAGAAAATTTTCTTGTGGTTGCAGCTATTCGCTTCTTTAGGACACTAATTTCACTGAAA GATGAGCAACTCATGAGTCATATTGTAAAGAACAATCTATTTAAACCAATTATAAATGTTTTTGTTAGTAATGGAAATCGCTATAATCTACTGAACTCGGCAGTTTTAGAGCTCTTCGAGTTTATTCGTAAG GAGAGTTTAAAGATCCTACTCAAATATCTTATCGAAACATTTTGGGTCCAGCTGGTTAAATTTGATAGTTTACCCTCCATTCAGTCGCTTAAAGTTAGATATGAGCAG GTCATGGAACAGGCAACTAACCAAACTGGCCCGTATGCGTTGAACACGAGAAAACGTGTAGATGAGCGTGCTCTTGAGAAAGAAGAAGAGGATTACTTCAACGAGGACAG TGATGAAGAAGATTCCACGTCTTCCGCGATGCCTCGTACTACAAGGGTACGTGCTCAGCCCGCTCTTTCCAATGGATCACCTGCAAACTTGTCATTAAg ATCTAGGCCTGGTGGACTTGTTGACTATGAAgacgacgatgatgatgaagattacaaGCCACCACCAAGGAACAAGCCTGAAGAAGATGAAGGAACTTTAGAGTTGAGATTAAAAAGAAAGTTTTCAGGTTCCAAACAAGAACCTGAATTGGTTAAGAAACAAAGATTGGTAGGTAAAAAtcccaagtcaaaagaaagtgtgtTTGCTACATTGTGTTCTACTCTAAGTAAAGCCGTATTACCTTCAAAGAAAACAACTGCCACAAACGCCCTTAATTCTCAAGAAATCAATCAAGAACCTAATGAAAAGAGTCTTGAAGATAAAGGCGATACTAGTGTAAATGAGGAAAAAGAAGCAAATAAAGATAAAGACGGTGTAAAAGCTATTCCAGAAATGGCTGTGAACGGATCATGA